Below is a window of Janthinobacterium lividum DNA.
TGCGCCAGGCCATGCAAGCGCACCATCCGGACGAGACGGACCTGGATGGTCGCACCTTGCTGCCTGGCTTCGTCGAAGCCCACATGCACGTCCTGCCCAGTGCGCTGTACAAGAGCTGGCTGTCGCTCACGCCCTTCCAGCAGGCACCCCGGCAACAGGAGTTGAATCTGGAATACAGTTTCCGGAGCATCAGCCAGCAGATTGTTAGCGCGCTGGCACAGCCGGAGAAGCTGCCAAAAGACAAGAAGGGCAAGCCTTGGCTGCTGGGCTTCGGCGTCGATCCCTCGCTGATGCAGCCATGGGAGGACATCACCGCCAGCCAGCTGGACCCGCTGAGCAGCACGGTGCCCATCCTGCTGATGAACTCCTCCGGCCACCTTGCCTATCTCAATACCGCTGCGTTGAAGGCGGCTGGCATCGAGGACAATCCTTCCGGCGTGCTGACCGAGATTAAAATCGCCGAGGCGCTGCTGGTCGCGCCGCAGCCCAAGCTGCTGGAATTTGTCGCTTGCCTGAAGCAGGTACTGGACAACGCCTCCGCCATGGGCTTTACCACCGTATTCGAT
It encodes the following:
- a CDS encoding amidohydrolase family protein, giving the protein MSHDHLGCACCNLPHLPTLTTGLLTETALSGELDAAFQQAYVPHSGKLAPQAVIFHNGVIHTLATGGSEQVAALGIAGGTIIATGTLHEVRQAMQAHHPDETDLDGRTLLPGFVEAHMHVLPSALYKSWLSLTPFQQAPRQQELNLEYSFRSISQQIVSALAQPEKLPKDKKGKPWLLGFGVDPSLMQPWEDITASQLDPLSSTVPILLMNSSGHLAYLNTAALKAAGIEDNPSGVLTEIKIAEALLVAPQPKLLEFVACLKQVLDNASAMGFTTVFDAGLGATEQAQVEIGLLKLAAHVGPVRIGAALFYQTRRESTGQLAEALQAGPGQPRRPAFQHQGDQADRGWLQPGPDRLPERAVCLLA